The following proteins are co-located in the Lagenorhynchus albirostris chromosome 2, mLagAlb1.1, whole genome shotgun sequence genome:
- the POLR3GL gene encoding DNA-directed RNA polymerase III subunit RPC7-like isoform X2: MASRGGGRGRGRGQLTFSMEAVGIGKGDALPPPTLQPSPLFPPLEFRPVPLPSGEEGEYVLALKQELRGAMRQLPYFIRPAVPKRDVERYSDKYQMSGPIDNAIDWNPDWRRLPRELKIRVRKLQKERTTILLPKRPPKTTEDKEETIQKLETLEKKEEEVTSEEDEEKEEEEEKEEEEEEEYDEEEHEEETDYIMSYFDNGEDFGGDSDDNMDEAIY, encoded by the exons ATGGCCAGCCGGGGTGGGGGCCGGGGTCGTGGCCGTGGCCAGTTGACCTTCAGCATGGAGGCTGTGGGCATTGGGAAGGGGGATGCtttgcccccacccaccctgcagcCTTCTCCACTCTTCCCT CCCTTGGAGTTCCGCCCAGTGCCTCTGCCctcaggagaggaaggggaatATGTCCTGGCACTGAAGCAGGAGCTTCGAGGGGCCATGAGGCAGCTCCCCTACTTCATCCGGCCTGCTGTCCCCAAGAGAG ATGTGGAGCGTTACTCAGACAAATATCAGATGTCAGGGCCGATTGACAACGCCATAGATTGGAACCCTG ATTGGCGACGTCTACCCCGGGAGCTAAAGATCCGAGTACGGAAGCTACAGAAGGAGC GGACCACCATTCTACTCCCCAAGAGGCCCCCTAAGACCACAGAAGATAAGGAGGAGACAATACAGAAACTAGAG ACcctggagaagaaggaagaagaagtgaCTTCAGAGGAAgatgaggagaaagaagaagaagaagagaaggaagaggaagaagaagaggagtaTGATGAAGAAGAGCATGAAGAG gAAACTGATTACATCATGTCATATTTTGACAATGGAGAGGACTTTGGGGGTGACAGTGATGACAATATGGACGAGGCTATATACTGA